A window of Chloroflexota bacterium contains these coding sequences:
- a CDS encoding NYN domain-containing protein gives MRYPLNYLHLLAQEKGIDVELSIDVVAGAIDRTYDVGIVFSRDSDIRPAIELVVNRFVQLPRLELASWSSPTSTRPIPVRAQRNVWCHSPDQLDNVAVADPTDYAK, from the coding sequence TTGCGATACCCGCTGAACTATCTGCACCTCCTGGCCCAAGAGAAGGGCATCGATGTTGAACTGAGCATCGACGTGGTGGCCGGCGCCATTGATCGAACCTATGACGTTGGCATCGTGTTCTCCAGGGACTCCGACATTCGACCGGCGATCGAGCTCGTGGTCAACCGCTTCGTGCAGCTTCCTCGCCTTGAACTCGCGTCATGGAGCAGTCCAACCAGCACCCGGCCGATCCCGGTGCGGGCCCAGCGCAACGTGTGGTGCCACTCTCCGGATCAACTCGACAACGTGGCAGTTGCCGATCCGACCGACTACGCCAAATGA
- a CDS encoding TIR domain-containing protein: MNEYEIALSFAGEQRCYVKQVAQSIQSRGVSVFYDEFEKVELWGKHAAEEFQQVYERRANVVVMFISRHYVDKAWPRHERRSILSRAVQESREFILPVQFDDTEVPGLPGDIFYLRAEEFLPAEIAAMALEKLGVGRFEGKASQVPPPRMTSLTGEVVFDYSSHNGRYVIGRDTLEFETVWTKASDTSIHVYNHSPSINGIALAPRKLQSISQVTGAELLDYTSDWQTPRVGQIVLFRNTHGFYAAVQVLAIKGDIRDDDCDELRFRYVIQPDGLDSFGGIDAGG; encoded by the coding sequence ATGAATGAATATGAAATAGCACTGTCATTTGCTGGCGAGCAACGCTGCTATGTCAAGCAAGTTGCCCAATCGATACAGAGTCGAGGGGTCAGCGTATTCTACGATGAGTTCGAGAAGGTTGAACTCTGGGGAAAGCATGCCGCGGAAGAGTTCCAGCAGGTGTATGAACGTAGGGCTAATGTAGTCGTAATGTTCATATCGAGACACTATGTTGATAAAGCTTGGCCTCGACATGAGCGGCGTTCGATTCTCAGCCGTGCGGTCCAAGAATCACGTGAGTTCATATTGCCAGTACAATTCGATGATACGGAAGTTCCAGGTTTGCCTGGAGACATATTCTACTTGCGTGCCGAAGAATTCTTGCCTGCTGAGATCGCAGCGATGGCTCTTGAAAAACTCGGCGTTGGACGGTTCGAGGGCAAAGCCTCTCAGGTGCCGCCTCCGAGAATGACATCTTTGACCGGCGAAGTAGTATTTGACTATAGTAGCCATAATGGCCGATATGTAATTGGCCGTGACACGCTAGAATTCGAAACTGTATGGACTAAAGCAAGTGATACAAGTATTCATGTTTACAATCATTCCCCATCGATCAACGGCATTGCACTTGCACCTCGTAAATTACAATCGATTTCGCAGGTGACTGGTGCCGAGTTGCTGGACTACACGTCCGATTGGCAGACGCCACGCGTCGGGCAGATTGTGCTGTTCCGAAACACCCACGGCTTCTATGCTGCCGTACAGGTTTTGGCAATCAAGGGCGACATCCGGGACGATGACTGCGATGAACTACGCTTTCGATACGTCATCCAGCCTGACGGTTTGGATAGTTTCGGCGGGATTGACGCGGGCGGTTGA
- a CDS encoding putative DNA binding domain-containing protein codes for MTPEQIAALVASGESEALECKETTGTRREATQTVCAFLNQDGGRVLFGVTQTGAIVGLQVGESTIEDLSAELQRIDPPAFPGIERVHLDCGRDVIVVSATRGTSRPYTYRGAAYCRVGSTTVAMSADEYNRMLFERIHSEQRWENQPADGWSIDDLDVAEVRRTVAEAVGRGRIAEPPSREPADLLRGLGLLREGVLLRAASVLFGKAERLEVEMPQCLLRVARFRGLDRTEFLDNRQFNGNALTLLASAEHFLRDSLPIASRFERDRFERVDEPLYPPLATREAVANALCHRDYSSGSGSVGLAIYDDRLEVTSSGSLHFGLTPEQLFAPHESRPWNPLIARTFYRRGIIEEWGSGTLKMVDLATGAGLPVPEIEDSGVAVTVRFRHGQPALAPINAGTSPAERRDLILTLLDQAEAGLTLRVIHSRLGPAVSERQVRRALEELRDEGLVVPPGRGRWGRWRRDA; via the coding sequence GTGACGCCTGAGCAGATCGCAGCCCTTGTCGCGTCCGGCGAGTCTGAGGCTCTGGAGTGCAAAGAGACCACGGGGACGCGCCGCGAAGCGACCCAGACGGTTTGCGCCTTCCTGAACCAGGACGGCGGGCGGGTCCTCTTCGGCGTGACGCAAACAGGCGCCATCGTTGGTCTGCAAGTCGGCGAGAGCACCATCGAGGACTTGAGCGCTGAGCTTCAGCGCATCGACCCTCCCGCGTTTCCGGGGATCGAACGGGTCCACCTGGATTGCGGCCGAGACGTGATCGTGGTCAGCGCGACTCGGGGGACATCGAGACCCTACACCTACCGCGGCGCCGCCTACTGTCGCGTTGGCAGCACCACGGTGGCAATGTCCGCTGACGAGTACAACCGGATGCTCTTCGAGCGAATACACAGCGAGCAGCGCTGGGAGAACCAGCCCGCCGACGGCTGGTCGATTGACGACCTGGACGTGGCGGAGGTTCGTCGGACGGTCGCGGAGGCAGTCGGGCGAGGCCGGATCGCGGAGCCGCCAAGCAGAGAGCCAGCCGACCTCCTGCGCGGACTCGGCCTCCTGCGCGAGGGGGTGCTGTTGCGGGCGGCCTCAGTGCTGTTCGGCAAGGCAGAGCGGCTCGAGGTCGAGATGCCGCAATGCTTGCTACGTGTTGCCCGGTTTCGGGGGCTCGACCGGACGGAGTTCCTTGACAACCGTCAGTTCAACGGCAACGCACTCACGCTCCTGGCGAGCGCCGAACACTTCCTGCGAGACTCGCTACCCATCGCGAGCCGGTTTGAGCGGGACCGCTTCGAGCGCGTCGACGAACCGCTCTACCCGCCGCTTGCCACGCGTGAAGCGGTCGCGAACGCGCTGTGCCATCGCGACTACTCCAGTGGCAGCGGCTCGGTTGGATTGGCGATCTACGACGACCGCCTGGAGGTGACATCCTCCGGCTCGCTTCATTTCGGCTTGACGCCCGAGCAGCTCTTCGCTCCGCACGAGTCCCGGCCATGGAATCCGTTGATCGCCCGCACGTTTTACCGGCGCGGGATCATTGAAGAGTGGGGAAGCGGAACGCTCAAGATGGTGGATCTGGCAACCGGCGCGGGGCTCCCCGTCCCTGAAATCGAGGATAGCGGTGTGGCGGTGACCGTGCGTTTTCGCCATGGCCAGCCCGCGCTGGCACCTATCAATGCCGGCACATCGCCCGCTGAGCGCCGAGATTTGATCCTGACCTTGCTGGACCAGGCCGAGGCCGGCCTGACACTGCGTGTCATCCACTCCAGGCTGGGACCCGCCGTCAGCGAACGGCAAGTACGTCGAGCGCTGGAGGAGTTGAGGGACGAAGGACTGGTTGTGCCTCCGGGTCGTGGGAGATGGGGGCGGTGGAGGCGGGACGCCTGA
- a CDS encoding P-loop NTPase fold protein yields MSSNTEITYSKYLDSDRPIACRQQDRLGRRFFAEAIACQIRTFPGESGVTIAVVGEWGTGKTSVLNMVAETLQDDSESIAHLHFNPWLFGSAEDLVTRFFRELSSQLGENGSERLKNVAKALASLGQSLAPLSPVVGTASAFGLLGKLTDFCAKPTSLHDTRDRLKQALSESDCRLLVVIDDIDRLEARETRELMRLVRLTSDLPRIVYLLAYDRHRVALSLGESLGENATEGGRYLDKIVQVNYDLPNAREAFVYEMFLPWLDEVIRGRELAELDREMWARVFYDVIKPLLGSLRDVKRYLYSVTVALDTIGQEVALADLLGLEALRILRPSIFSDLKSNSKHLTHPRSGSLELVAEDIRNREAEKNLSAMLDHAEPERSVLSSIFEHLFPVTQQFLGNTTYGSEWNGVWRRERRVACEEVLRIYLQAGLDEGMIPSREVQDLIDALTNETRLNTLLDSLDDKRLETALERIEDFEADFPATAAPIAIPTLLNRMGRLSPHHSGVFGISPRFKVTRVVYRLLKSIGNPEKLMAIMPEIVEKTDSLSGWFEVVEMVGHRKAVGHKLVREAQAEELEGQFLNGLKSATTSQLVDEWNLFGLSFHIIHWIGEYERSVIAFRLRGHLADDRFVIALLRTAVNYAYSNGKAVKQIFWDELLEVFGQEFLDAVARLAQSSSYRDLAEGDQDTIKLAVQYASGRRPKSRRRAERAVG; encoded by the coding sequence GTGAGCAGCAATACGGAAATTACCTATAGCAAATACTTAGACTCTGACCGACCAATTGCGTGTCGCCAGCAAGACCGTCTTGGCAGGCGATTCTTTGCGGAGGCCATAGCTTGTCAAATTCGAACTTTCCCCGGTGAAAGTGGTGTCACGATTGCGGTGGTGGGCGAGTGGGGAACGGGCAAGACTTCAGTACTCAATATGGTCGCAGAGACTCTTCAGGATGATTCCGAAAGCATAGCTCATTTGCACTTTAACCCATGGCTCTTCGGTAGTGCAGAAGATTTGGTAACCCGGTTCTTCCGAGAATTGAGCTCTCAGCTCGGTGAGAACGGTTCTGAGAGGTTGAAGAATGTGGCGAAGGCGCTTGCCAGTCTAGGGCAGTCGTTGGCGCCCTTGAGTCCCGTTGTCGGCACGGCCTCGGCATTCGGTTTACTTGGCAAGCTAACGGATTTTTGTGCCAAGCCTACGAGCCTGCACGATACGCGTGATCGCCTCAAACAGGCGCTGTCCGAATCGGATTGTAGATTACTGGTTGTGATTGATGACATTGATCGGCTCGAAGCCCGGGAGACCCGCGAGCTAATGCGGCTGGTCCGGCTAACATCTGATTTGCCCAGAATCGTCTATTTGCTTGCCTATGACAGACACCGTGTAGCCCTGAGCTTAGGAGAGAGCTTAGGCGAGAACGCAACAGAGGGCGGACGGTACTTGGACAAGATCGTTCAGGTGAACTACGACTTGCCGAACGCCCGAGAAGCATTTGTATATGAGATGTTCTTGCCATGGTTAGACGAGGTGATTCGGGGTCGCGAGCTCGCCGAGCTTGATAGAGAGATGTGGGCGCGTGTCTTTTACGATGTGATAAAGCCACTTCTGGGCAGCCTTCGTGATGTGAAGCGCTATCTCTACTCAGTCACTGTAGCTCTTGACACGATTGGCCAAGAGGTGGCTTTGGCGGATCTTCTCGGGCTAGAAGCGCTGCGTATCTTACGACCTTCGATTTTCTCTGATTTGAAGAGCAACTCGAAACACTTGACACACCCTAGATCGGGATCACTAGAGCTTGTGGCCGAAGATATCCGAAACAGGGAAGCCGAGAAGAATCTTTCGGCGATGCTTGACCATGCAGAGCCCGAACGGTCGGTATTGAGTTCCATCTTTGAACATTTATTCCCGGTAACGCAACAATTCCTTGGGAACACCACGTATGGCTCAGAGTGGAATGGAGTATGGCGGCGGGAAAGACGCGTGGCTTGTGAAGAAGTGCTGCGCATATATCTGCAAGCCGGGCTTGATGAAGGAATGATCCCGTCTCGGGAGGTACAAGATTTGATTGATGCCTTGACGAATGAGACGCGTCTCAACACATTGCTGGACTCTCTCGACGACAAAAGGCTTGAGACTGCACTCGAGCGAATCGAAGACTTCGAGGCAGACTTCCCGGCGACGGCAGCACCAATAGCCATTCCGACCCTTTTGAATCGCATGGGTCGGCTCAGTCCGCACCACAGCGGCGTGTTTGGCATTTCGCCCCGGTTCAAGGTGACTCGGGTAGTCTATAGGCTCCTTAAGAGTATCGGTAACCCAGAGAAACTTATGGCTATAATGCCAGAGATCGTTGAGAAGACTGATTCGTTGTCTGGCTGGTTTGAGGTTGTCGAGATGGTTGGGCATCGCAAGGCGGTAGGGCACAAGCTGGTCCGCGAGGCCCAAGCCGAAGAATTGGAAGGCCAGTTCCTGAACGGATTGAAATCGGCGACAACAAGTCAGCTAGTTGATGAATGGAATCTATTTGGTCTTTCATTCCATATAATACACTGGATCGGTGAGTATGAAAGATCGGTAATTGCTTTCAGGTTGCGTGGGCATCTTGCCGACGACCGATTCGTTATTGCCTTACTGCGCACGGCTGTTAACTATGCGTATTCTAACGGCAAAGCGGTGAAGCAAATATTTTGGGATGAATTGCTAGAAGTGTTCGGTCAAGAGTTTCTCGATGCCGTTGCGCGGCTCGCTCAATCGTCATCGTACCGAGACCTAGCGGAGGGGGACCAAGACACGATCAAGCTTGCTGTGCAATATGCATCAGGGCGGCGGCCGAAAAGCAGGCGTAGGGCTGAACGCGCTGTAGGTTAA
- a CDS encoding integrase core domain-containing protein has protein sequence MLLGRPASTVGKVLRRWGHSRLPCLPRPPRPPVVRYGRAQPGELLHLDTKKLARCWHVGKRIRQDGIRRSPRAGWQQVHVANDDHSRLAYAFAYPTSAHRTRAPLGWLRWYNRRRPHGALGGLPPISRVSHLCGQYT, from the coding sequence GTGCTGCTGGGCCGCCCCGCCTCGACGGTGGGCAAGGTGCTGCGGCGGTGGGGGCACTCGCGCCTCCCCTGCCTCCCGCGCCCCCCGCGCCCCCCGGTCGTGCGCTATGGGCGGGCCCAGCCCGGGGAGCTGCTTCACCTGGACACCAAGAAGCTGGCCCGCTGCTGGCACGTCGGCAAGCGCATTCGGCAGGACGGCATCCGGCGCAGTCCCCGCGCCGGCTGGCAGCAGGTGCACGTCGCCAACGACGACCACTCCCGGCTGGCCTACGCCTTCGCCTACCCCACCAGCGCCCACCGCACGCGGGCGCCCCTCGGCTGGCTGCGGTGGTATAACCGGCGCCGGCCCCACGGCGCGTTGGGCGGTCTCCCACCCATCAGCCGTGTCTCACACCTCTGTGGTCAGTACACCTAG
- a CDS encoding transposase has product MKAHIGVDAVTGLVHSVATTPANVADITQVPQLLHGAETRVCGNAGSAGVVPRPEHRRRAIDWQVALRRGQRRRLPPGSAAAQAEQYKACIPTKVEHPFLHLARHFSYGQVRYRGLAKNRIRLCLLFGFANLLLATRAAPA; this is encoded by the coding sequence ATGAAGGCGCACATCGGGGTGGACGCCGTCACGGGACTGGTGCATAGCGTGGCCACCACGCCCGCCAACGTGGCGGATATCACGCAAGTACCCCAGCTCCTGCACGGCGCCGAGACGCGCGTGTGTGGCAATGCGGGGTCCGCGGGCGTGGTCCCGCGCCCGGAACATCGGCGGCGGGCTATCGATTGGCAGGTGGCGTTACGCCGGGGGCAGCGGCGGCGCTTGCCGCCGGGTAGCGCCGCTGCCCAGGCGGAGCAGTACAAGGCCTGCATCCCGACGAAGGTGGAGCATCCGTTCCTGCATTTGGCGCGGCACTTCAGCTACGGGCAGGTGCGGTATCGCGGGCTGGCCAAGAACCGCATCCGACTGTGCCTGCTGTTCGGGTTCGCCAATCTGCTGCTGGCGACACGCGCCGCACCGGCGTAA
- a CDS encoding restriction endonuclease produces MAGQLFTQYFLTDGIKSTEDWNATFAHPDAFNRFRDGARCLLASFIHFQDPNEATTEQELIRPLLDLLGWADYLPQQGAARNEDIPDLLLFSDAESKARAAARTHPDDRFHDATVVAESKRFGRPLDARGDPESPAAAANQPAMLDVPAERPASRRRGLSPHGQILRYLSTADSATDGRLRWGVLTDGGVWRLYDQRARPRATGYFEADLAEHIADDGDALRAFFLLFRRRSFVLRPGATATFLETALAEGRRYEQQVAQDLSSMVFERAFPDLIKALLDAGGADLAEVRQAALILLYRLLFVLYAEDRGLLPVNDSRYDDYGLRKRVRDDIARRMDAGDTFSSRAGNYYDRVTTLAGLIDAGDDSIGLPPYNGGLFAADVALLLNSVRLPDAAFAPIVYDLSHAEIDGRRQFVNYRDMSVQQLGSIYERLLEREPVRNSRGEIETRLNPYARKDSGSFYTPQELVDLILDQTLKPLAEERLAAFEDKARELASDRRPKADRKAELERLDPAEAVLELKVLDPAMGSGHFLVTAVDFLADYVADLIEYVPAVPEWLDGDDAYESPLLGRVAAIRRDILQRARDANWVMDAAQLSDQTIIRRMVLKRCIYGVDKNPLTVELAKVSLWLHSFTVGAPLSFLDHHLRCGDSLLGLRVLDARQDFDRLGGLSASSAIAGAEAATAGMQRIERLSDADVAEVKESAGLFEGVEQATADLRGVLDFLAGLRWQTAGLKKRALATVEGSVVEALGRESSIAFDLLARGPDAADGEIARDDIWREFTDRWTQSRAIADREEFLHWEVAFPGVWHHWQSRQPEGGFDAVIGNPPWDRIKLQEVEWFATRDPAIARAPTAAARKAAIQQLRDQAGPAPSTWKGEGWGGGPPAPSPGGEGRGEGHPPATLVAAYDAAKDRADTLGKLIRASGEYPLLGGGDINLYSLFVERAMGLVKPDGFVGLLTPSGIYADKTAARFFQTVSTGGRVGGLFDFENRRLNTDLPPFFPDIDSRFKFCALIFGGAKRTFTESACAFFLHDVAAIDDPDRCFALAPEDFARVNPNTGTAPVFRTRRDAEITRRIYANHPVLVDRSSGEERRVWPVRYVRMFDMTNDSHLFRTAAQLEDEGCYPIQGNRWKKGAELYLPLYQGRMIHQFDHRANSVRVNPESTHNPYLSEEVTEAQHADPAFLPQSQYWVPAKEVELNLPETTGYTLGFRDIARPTDVRTVIACIVPWAGYGNKVPLMFTQHASSSKGHEESDAQYASDAASAATLTANLNAICLDFVARQKVQGTTLNLFILEQLPVIAPDAYDRRFGDVTAAELVRDHVLRLTYTAHDMEPFARDLGYGGDPFIWDEEDRRHLRARLDALYFHLYGLDRADAAYVLDTFPIVRRENEAHFEGHYRTKELILAYMNALGAGDTETVVAV; encoded by the coding sequence GTGGCCGGACAACTCTTCACCCAGTACTTCCTCACGGACGGCATCAAGTCCACCGAGGATTGGAATGCCACGTTCGCCCATCCGGACGCCTTCAATAGATTCCGGGACGGCGCGCGCTGTCTCTTGGCGAGCTTCATCCACTTCCAGGACCCCAACGAGGCCACGACCGAGCAGGAGCTGATCCGTCCCCTCCTGGACCTGCTCGGCTGGGCCGACTACCTGCCGCAGCAGGGCGCGGCGCGCAACGAGGACATACCCGACCTCTTGCTGTTCAGTGACGCGGAGTCCAAGGCCCGCGCCGCGGCTCGCACACACCCTGACGACCGCTTCCACGACGCCACGGTGGTCGCCGAGAGCAAGCGCTTTGGCCGACCGCTCGATGCTCGTGGCGATCCGGAAAGTCCTGCGGCAGCCGCCAACCAGCCTGCAATGCTCGACGTTCCGGCCGAAAGGCCCGCCAGCCGCCGCCGTGGACTCTCTCCCCATGGGCAGATCCTGCGCTACCTGAGCACGGCAGACAGCGCCACCGACGGTCGGCTGCGCTGGGGCGTTCTCACCGACGGCGGCGTGTGGCGGCTCTACGACCAGCGAGCCCGCCCCCGAGCCACCGGCTACTTCGAGGCCGACCTGGCGGAGCACATCGCCGACGACGGCGACGCTCTGCGCGCCTTCTTCCTGCTGTTCCGGCGGCGGTCGTTTGTGCTCCGGCCCGGCGCCACGGCTACCTTCCTCGAGACCGCGCTGGCCGAGGGACGGCGCTACGAGCAGCAGGTCGCGCAGGACCTGTCGAGCATGGTGTTCGAGCGCGCCTTTCCCGATCTCATCAAGGCGCTGCTGGACGCGGGCGGCGCCGACCTTGCCGAGGTCCGCCAGGCGGCGCTGATCCTGCTCTACCGCTTGCTCTTCGTGCTCTACGCCGAGGACCGCGGCTTGCTGCCAGTCAACGACTCCCGATACGACGACTACGGGCTGCGCAAGCGGGTACGCGACGACATCGCGCGGCGGATGGACGCCGGCGACACCTTCTCGTCCCGTGCCGGGAACTACTACGACCGCGTGACGACACTGGCCGGTCTCATCGACGCCGGCGACGACTCCATCGGCCTGCCGCCCTACAACGGCGGTCTGTTCGCGGCCGACGTCGCGCTGCTGCTGAACTCCGTCCGCCTGCCGGACGCCGCCTTCGCCCCCATCGTCTACGACTTGAGCCACGCCGAGATCGACGGCCGGCGGCAGTTCGTCAACTACCGCGACATGTCGGTGCAGCAGCTGGGCTCGATCTACGAGCGGCTGCTGGAGCGGGAGCCGGTGCGCAACAGCCGGGGCGAAATCGAAACCCGCCTCAATCCCTACGCGCGCAAGGACAGCGGCAGCTTTTACACCCCGCAGGAGCTGGTGGACCTAATCCTGGACCAGACGCTCAAGCCGCTGGCGGAAGAGCGGCTGGCGGCGTTCGAGGACAAGGCGCGCGAGCTTGCCAGCGACCGCCGACCCAAGGCCGATCGCAAAGCGGAATTGGAGCGGCTGGACCCGGCCGAAGCGGTGCTGGAGTTGAAGGTGCTGGACCCGGCCATGGGCAGCGGCCACTTCCTCGTCACCGCCGTCGACTTCCTGGCCGACTACGTCGCCGACCTGATCGAGTACGTCCCGGCGGTGCCGGAGTGGCTGGACGGGGACGACGCCTACGAGTCGCCGCTGCTGGGGCGCGTGGCGGCCATTCGGCGCGACATCCTGCAGCGCGCGCGGGACGCCAACTGGGTCATGGACGCGGCGCAGCTGAGCGACCAGACCATCATCCGGCGCATGGTGCTCAAGCGCTGCATCTACGGGGTGGACAAGAATCCGCTGACCGTCGAGCTGGCCAAGGTGTCGCTGTGGCTGCACAGCTTCACCGTGGGCGCGCCGCTGTCGTTCCTGGATCACCACCTGCGCTGCGGCGACTCGCTGCTGGGCCTGCGGGTGCTGGACGCGCGCCAGGACTTCGACCGGCTCGGCGGCCTCAGCGCCAGCAGCGCCATCGCCGGGGCCGAGGCCGCCACGGCCGGCATGCAGCGTATCGAGCGGCTCTCCGATGCCGACGTGGCCGAGGTGAAGGAATCAGCCGGGCTGTTCGAGGGCGTCGAGCAGGCCACGGCCGACCTGCGCGGCGTGCTGGACTTCCTCGCCGGCCTGCGCTGGCAGACGGCAGGGCTGAAGAAACGCGCGCTGGCCACCGTCGAAGGCTCGGTGGTTGAGGCGCTGGGACGCGAGTCGAGCATCGCCTTCGACCTGCTGGCCCGCGGCCCGGACGCCGCCGACGGCGAAATCGCCCGGGACGACATCTGGCGCGAGTTCACGGACCGCTGGACGCAGTCCCGGGCCATCGCCGACCGCGAGGAGTTCCTGCACTGGGAGGTCGCCTTCCCCGGGGTCTGGCATCACTGGCAGAGCCGCCAGCCCGAGGGCGGCTTCGACGCCGTGATCGGCAATCCGCCCTGGGACCGCATCAAGCTGCAAGAGGTCGAGTGGTTCGCCACCCGCGACCCCGCCATCGCCCGCGCCCCAACCGCCGCCGCCCGCAAAGCCGCCATCCAGCAGCTCCGAGACCAGGCCGGTCCGGCCCCCTCCACCTGGAAGGGGGAGGGCTGGGGAGGGGGTCCTCCGGCTCCCTCTCCTGGGGGAGAGGGCCGGGGTGAGGGGCATCCGCCCGCCACCCTGGTCGCCGCCTACGACGCCGCCAAGGACCGCGCCGACACCCTGGGCAAGTTGATCCGCGCCTCCGGCGAATACCCCTTGCTCGGCGGCGGCGACATCAACCTCTACTCCCTCTTCGTCGAGCGGGCCATGGGCCTCGTCAAGCCCGACGGCTTCGTCGGCCTGCTCACGCCGTCCGGCATCTACGCCGACAAGACCGCCGCCCGGTTCTTCCAAACCGTCTCTACCGGCGGGCGCGTCGGCGGACTGTTCGACTTCGAGAACCGCCGACTGAATACCGACCTGCCGCCCTTCTTCCCCGATATCGACTCCCGTTTCAAGTTCTGCGCCCTCATCTTCGGCGGCGCCAAACGCACGTTCACTGAGTCCGCCTGCGCCTTTTTCCTGCACGACGTGGCGGCCATCGACGACCCCGACCGCTGCTTCGCGCTCGCGCCGGAAGACTTCGCGCGCGTAAACCCGAACACCGGTACCGCGCCCGTCTTCCGCACCCGCCGCGACGCCGAGATCACCCGCCGCATTTACGCCAACCACCCCGTACTGGTGGACCGCTCCAGCGGTGAGGAGCGCCGCGTCTGGCCGGTCAGATACGTCCGCATGTTCGACATGACCAACGACTCGCACCTCTTCCGCACCGCAGCGCAGCTCGAGGACGAGGGGTGCTACCCAATCCAGGGCAATCGCTGGAAGAAGGGCGCGGAGCTTTATCTGCCGCTTTACCAGGGTCGGATGATTCACCAGTTCGACCACCGAGCCAACTCGGTCAGGGTCAACCCCGAGAGCACTCACAACCCCTATCTCAGCGAAGAGGTCACCGAGGCGCAGCACGCCGACCCCGCATTCCTGCCCCAGTCGCAGTACTGGGTTCCGGCAAAGGAAGTTGAGCTAAACCTTCCCGAAACCACCGGCTACACACTGGGATTCCGGGACATCGCGCGCCCGACCGACGTGAGAACGGTGATCGCTTGCATAGTCCCGTGGGCCGGCTACGGGAACAAGGTGCCGTTGATGTTCACGCAGCACGCCTCATCTTCCAAAGGTCATGAGGAATCAGACGCCCAATACGCCTCCGATGCCGCGAGCGCGGCCACGCTCACGGCGAACCTGAATGCCATATGCCTCGACTTCGTCGCCCGGCAGAAGGTTCAAGGGACAACCTTGAACCTATTCATCCTCGAACAGCTCCCCGTGATCGCCCCCGACGCCTACGACCGCCGCTTCGGCGACGTCACTGCCGCCGAGCTGGTGCGGGACCATGTGCTGCGGCTCACCTACACCGCGCACGACATGGAGCCCTTCGCCCGCGACCTCGGCTACGGCGGCGACCCGTTCATCTGGGACGAGGAAGACCGCCGCCACCTCCGCGCCCGCCTAGACGCCCTCTACTTCCACCTCTACGGCCTCGACCGCGCCGACGCCGCCTACGTCCTCGACACCTTCCCCATCGTCCGCCGCGAAAACGAAGCCCACTTTGAAGGCCACTACCGCACCAAAGAACTCATCCTCGCCTACATGAACGCCCTGGGGGCAGGGGATACCGAGACCGTTGTGGCGGTGTAG
- a CDS encoding DUF3435 domain-containing protein → MLSMTDVHDLPLHTAVDHYLVALRVEGAAPTTIETYRSVLASYLRWAAADAAPTLADFTLLQVRAYVAHLLGEHVRFAHHHNVRAGGQLSDYTINLHGRVLRAFAAWLDREEHTEEHVLARFRPLHPKTKPIEPLTPEEFKRLVAALTGPASLRARGRAMLYLLFDTGIRASELADIRLGDLDLEAGILRVRGKGSQRQRVKWRTVGMGVRAQRAVQQYAFRHRPPAIPVGEDRVFLTRHGRRMTRNTVHRFVKRLGRLAGVERAHPHLFRHSTGVAFLRSGGSESVLQRILGHASREMVEHYMHLADTDVTQLHRRQSPLDHL, encoded by the coding sequence ATGTTGAGCATGACCGATGTCCACGACCTGCCGCTGCATACGGCCGTCGACCACTACCTGGTGGCGCTGCGCGTTGAAGGCGCGGCCCCGACGACCATCGAGACTTATCGCTCGGTCCTGGCGTCATACTTGCGCTGGGCGGCCGCGGACGCGGCGCCCACCCTGGCCGACTTCACCCTGCTCCAGGTCCGCGCCTACGTGGCGCACTTGCTGGGCGAGCACGTGCGCTTCGCCCATCACCACAACGTCCGCGCCGGCGGACAGCTGAGCGACTACACCATCAACCTGCACGGCCGCGTGCTGCGGGCCTTCGCCGCGTGGCTGGACCGGGAGGAGCACACCGAGGAGCACGTGCTGGCGCGGTTCAGGCCCCTGCACCCCAAGACCAAGCCCATCGAGCCCCTCACTCCCGAGGAGTTCAAGAGGCTGGTGGCCGCGTTGACGGGACCGGCCAGTTTGCGGGCGCGCGGACGGGCGATGCTCTATCTGCTGTTTGACACCGGCATCCGGGCGTCGGAGCTGGCCGACATTCGGCTGGGCGATCTCGATCTTGAGGCGGGGATCCTGCGGGTGCGCGGCAAGGGCAGCCAGCGCCAGCGGGTGAAGTGGCGCACCGTCGGCATGGGCGTGCGCGCCCAGCGCGCGGTTCAGCAGTACGCCTTCCGCCACCGGCCGCCCGCGATCCCCGTGGGCGAGGACCGGGTGTTCCTGACCCGCCACGGCCGGCGCATGACGCGCAATACGGTGCACCGGTTCGTGAAGCGTCTGGGGCGGCTGGCCGGCGTCGAGCGGGCGCACCCACACCTGTTCCGGCACTCAACGGGCGTGGCGTTCCTGCGCAGCGGCGGCTCGGAGAGCGTGCTGCAGCGCATCCTGGGGCACGCCAGCCGCGAGATGGTGGAGCACTACATGCACCTCGCGGACACGGACGTGACCCAGCTGCACCGCCGCCAAAGCCCACTGGATCACCTGTGA